One stretch of Cystobacter fuscus DSM 2262 DNA includes these proteins:
- the upp gene encoding uracil phosphoribosyltransferase, producing the protein MKYADNCTVVDHPLVKHKLTLMRRKDTSTASFRALLQEISLLLAYEATRDLKLTEETIETPMAQMNAPVLEGKKLVLVAILRAGQGILDGMLQLVPSARIGHIGLYRDPKTLSAVEYYYKVPHQLSDRDVIVCDPMLATGNSAVAALTRIKRSKPGSLRFMCLLACPEGLANLREHHPDVHVITAAVDEKLNEHGYIVPGLGDAGDRLFGTR; encoded by the coding sequence ATGAAATACGCGGACAACTGCACGGTGGTGGACCACCCACTGGTGAAGCACAAGCTGACGCTGATGCGCCGCAAGGACACGAGCACGGCGTCCTTCCGTGCGCTGCTCCAGGAGATCTCCCTGCTGCTCGCCTATGAGGCGACGCGGGATTTGAAGCTGACGGAGGAGACCATCGAGACGCCGATGGCGCAGATGAACGCGCCGGTGCTCGAGGGCAAGAAGCTGGTGCTGGTGGCCATCCTGCGCGCGGGCCAGGGCATCCTGGATGGCATGCTGCAACTGGTGCCGAGCGCCCGCATCGGCCACATCGGCCTGTACCGCGACCCGAAGACGCTCTCGGCGGTGGAGTACTATTACAAGGTGCCCCACCAGCTCTCGGACCGCGACGTCATCGTGTGCGATCCGATGCTCGCCACGGGCAACTCGGCGGTGGCGGCGCTCACCCGCATCAAGCGCAGCAAGCCGGGCAGTCTGCGCTTCATGTGCCTGTTGGCCTGCCCCGAGGGCCTGGCCAACCTGCGCGAGCACCACCCGGACGTGCACGTCATCACCGCCGCGGTGGACGAGAAGCTCAACGAGCACGGCTACATCGTGCCGGGCCTGGGCGACGCGGGCGACCGGCTCTTCGGCACCCGCTAG
- a CDS encoding sterol desaturase family protein: MKTEYERHASARMFENDFLEAASKIHPATPFAFYIPLISGLLAWALWSGTTQVKQVLLFAPLGYLTWCFMEYTLHRHLFHWEGNGPLTRRFHAIIHGYHHTYPDDPQRLVMPLGASIPLAIVIAGLLWLVGRPDATIPYFVGIVAGYLAYDYLHWAVHYKKPWTAWGKALRAHHMAHHFACPDKNYGISHRWIDSLVGSLRVREQAARPEASSSTAE, encoded by the coding sequence ATGAAGACCGAGTACGAGCGTCATGCCTCCGCGAGGATGTTCGAGAACGACTTCCTCGAAGCCGCTTCGAAGATCCATCCCGCCACCCCCTTCGCCTTCTACATCCCGCTCATCTCGGGCCTGTTGGCCTGGGCCCTGTGGAGCGGGACGACCCAGGTGAAACAGGTCCTCCTGTTCGCCCCCCTGGGCTACCTCACGTGGTGCTTCATGGAGTACACGCTGCACCGCCACCTCTTCCACTGGGAGGGCAACGGTCCGCTCACCCGGCGCTTCCACGCCATCATCCATGGCTACCACCACACGTACCCGGATGATCCGCAGCGGTTGGTGATGCCGCTGGGCGCGAGCATCCCGCTGGCCATCGTGATCGCCGGGCTGTTGTGGCTGGTGGGCCGGCCGGACGCCACCATTCCCTACTTCGTCGGCATCGTCGCGGGCTACCTCGCGTACGACTACCTGCACTGGGCGGTGCACTACAAGAAGCCGTGGACGGCCTGGGGCAAGGCCCTGCGGGCGCACCACATGGCGCACCACTTCGCCTGCCCGGACAAGAACTACGGCATCAGCCACCGGTGGATCGACTCGCTGGTGGGCTCGCTGCGCGTGCGCGAGCAGGCCGCCAGGCCCGAGGCCTCCTCCAGCACGGCGGAGTAG